A genomic window from Lotus japonicus ecotype B-129 chromosome 1, LjGifu_v1.2 includes:
- the LOC130735986 gene encoding uncharacterized protein At4g04775-like, which translates to MGSSSSGMNDGVPHCKCGEEAVVRVSKTDANPGKPFYSCYLPKGHLSNCNFFRWVEDGNEVESNAPNCMQNEEVVRVLNEISLKNAVLMQEVVLMKEAILKKNEMVIEQIRYMNAAMCKNNDLAAQQVQLMRICVILMTLFVFVMMIGKFM; encoded by the exons ATGGGAAGTTCTAGCTCAGGGATGAACGATGGAGTGCCCCATTGCAAGTGTGGTGAAGAAGCAGTGGTTAGGGTTTCCAAAACTGATGCCAACCCAGGAAAACCCTTCTATAGTTGCTATCTACCAAAG GGTCATTTATCTAATTGCAACTTCTTTCGATGGGTTGAAGATGGAAATGAAGTTGAATCGAATGCCCCAAACTGTATGCAGAATGAAGAAGTTGTGAGGGTGTTGAATGAGATTTCTCTGAAGAATGCAGTGTTGATGCAGGAGGTGGTGCTTATGAAGGAAGCtattttgaagaaaaatgagATGGTGATTGAACAAATTAGGTACATGAATGCAGCCATGTGCAAGAACAATGACCTTGCAGCTCAACAAGTTCAATTGATGAGAATTTGTGTCATATTGATGACTTTGTTTGTGTTTGTAATGATGATTGGGAAGTTCATGTAA
- the LOC130733184 gene encoding uncharacterized protein LOC130733184, with protein MRMRCCDFLVTASSLGSDSDARGRAILWNPRVGMASLLVRCIPNSNAPCTFESPRPSLRVLSQKARFVARRKESISVRQLERPLIEYMRLPASQYSVLDAERIERVNEDTFRCYVYRIKFFTLEVCPVLLVKVEEQPDGCCIKLLSCKLEGSPVVAAQNEKFDAIMVNRISCDSDSDKSLMQQITSDTVIEVSIDLPFAFQAIPKQAMESAGTQVLDQILKIMLPRFMSQLVKDYEAWASGDTSRQPLGTGEI; from the exons ATGCGTATGCGTTGTTGTGACTTTTTAGTGACCGCATCTTCTCTCGGGAGTGATTCTGACGCTAGAGGCAGAGCTATCCTTTGGAACCCGAGAGTTGGGATGGCTTCGTTATTGGTTCGTTGCATTCCCAATTCCAACGCCCCTTGCACTTTCGAATCCCCGCGCCCTTCGCTTCGTGTCCTGAGCCAGAAAGCCCGCTTTGTTGCTCGCCGGAAAGAGTCCATTTCCGTTCGGCAACTCGAACGCCCCCTAA TTGAATACATGCGTTTGCCCGCGAGTCAGTATTCTGTGCTGGACGCGGAGAGGATTGAGCGGGTGAATGAAGACACTTTCAGGTGTTATGTGTACCGGATAAAGTTCTTCACATTGGAGGTTTGTCCAGTTCTTCTGGTCAAGGTGGAAGAGCAGCCTGATGGATGTTGCATCAAGCTCTTGTCCTGCAAG CTTGAGGGCTCACCCGTGGTGGCCGCTCAGAACGAAAAGTTTGATG CAATAATGGTGAACCGGATATCATGTGATAGCGACTCAGATAAGTCATTGATGCAGCAAATCACGTCAGACACTGTAATTGAG GTAAGCATTGATCTTCCTTTTGCATTCCAAGCAATACCAAAGCAAGCAATGGAATCAGCTGGGACTCAAGTCCTTGATCAAATACTCAAGATTATGCTTCCCCGTTTTATGTCACAG CTTGTGAAAGATTATGAAGCCTGGGCCTCTGGAGATACGTCAAGGCAGCCTCTTGGGACTGGTGAAATCTGA
- the LOC130735994 gene encoding uncharacterized protein LOC130735994 produces MVEADRMRYYRTIQPKLRVERYKGLHECLVRGETNAAATGQRIILPGSFTGGPRYMFNNCKDSFAICRYIGYPSLFITMTCNPEWPEVKRFVETRGLKPEDRPDILCRVFKMKLDELIDDLKSGKVFGKISGYSITIEFQKRGLPHAHILVFVHAKFKPKTPEDIDKVISAEIPDRTNNPELFEAVQKYMIHGPCGVLNLKSPCMNNGKCSKFFPKEFRTRTIIDDEGFPKYRRREDGRTVKKGKTVLDNRYVVPYNPLLLQKYRAHINVEYTCQTSAIKYLFKYVHKGNDRVTAEFYRTSDSSNPSQVIDEIKNYYDYRYISACEAAWRLFGFEVHYREPPVVRLPFHLPGEQSVVYNDGETVQDAIEKADIKKNKFIGWMEANQLYAAGQDITYSEYPTKFVWKDDTREWRPRKQGFSIGRISHVPPSCGENYYLRILLNVQKGCTSFKDILTVKEVTYSTFKDACCALGLLEDDKEFVDAIKEASFWGSGEYLRRLFVVLLMSNNMSNPEVVWDKCWQELSDDILYRQRRRLDYPGLNLTDDQKKNMALAEIENMLQNNGRSLHNFVSMPYPSDIVVEDVGQRLIVEELNYDRNEMSEYLDQCLSSITDEQRHAYDKIINAVYGNKGGFFFLYGYGGTGKTFVWKTLSASIRSRGDIVLNVASSGIAALLLPRGRTAHSRFKIPIPITEDSTCNIKHNIPHAKLLIKAKLIIWDEAPMMSKWCYEALDKCLRDILRFTPGYDSSLPFGGKVVVLGGDFRKILPVIRRASRQDVISDGKVGQPVNGESEIQIPDEILIKNSETGFEDLVNFTYPYLLRNMSNSEYFRERSILAPTIELVGKVNDYMMSRVSAEEREYLSSDSIYKEDGNVESELDAFSPEVLNAMNCSGLPPHKLSLKIGVPVILMRNIDQSNGLCNGTRLTVKRFGDHVIQCTVLTGTKAGSTVLIPRMTMNTNNTNLPFQFQRRQLPICVCFGMTINKAQGQTLGCVGLYLPRPVFSHGQLYVALSRVKSKQGLRILIENHDDLPSNTTINAVYEEVFDNITP; encoded by the exons ATGGTTGAAGCTGATAGAATGCGATATTATAGGACAATACAGCCGAAACTGCGAGTGGAACGTTACAAGGGATTGCACGAGTGCTTGGTCCGTGGAGAAACAAATGCAGCTGCAACAGGTCAGCGAATCATATTGCCTGGATCATTTACTGGAGGGCCGAGATACATGTTCAACAATTGCAAGGACTCATTTGCCATTTGTAGATATATCGGATATCCTAGCTTATTTATCACTATGACATGCAATCCAGAATGGCCTGAAGTCAAACGTTTTGTTGAAACACGAGGTTTGAAGCCTGAGGATAGACCCGACATACTTTGTAGAGTTTTCAAAATGAAGTTGGACGAACTAATTGATGACTTGAAGAGCGGAAAAGTGTTCGGAAAGATTAGTGGAT ATTCAATCACCATCGAATTTCAAAAGCGAGGTCTTCCCCACGCACACATTTTGGTCTTTGTCCATGCCAAATTCAAGCCCAAGACCCCCGAAGACATCGACAAAGTTATATCCGCAGAAATTCCAGACCGTACCAACAATCCTGAATTATTTGAGGCTGTGCAGAAGTATATGATTCACGGACCATGCGGTGTACTAAATTTGAAGTCACCATGTATGAACAATGGAAAATGCTCCAAGTTCTTTCCTAAAGAGTTTAGGACGAGGACCATTATTGATGATGAAGGTTTTCCTAAATATAGAAGAAGAGAGGATGGCAGGACTGTCAAAAAGGGCAAAACTGTGCTGGATAATAGATATGTTGTACCATACAACCCATTGCTACTCCAAAAATATAGAGCTCACATTAACGTTGAGTACACGTGCCAGACAAGTGCAATAAAATATCTTTTCAAGTATGTCCATAAAGGCAACGACAGAGTGACGGCTGAATTTTACCGAACTTCTGATTCAAGTAATCCATCCCAGGTGAttgatgaaataaaaaattactatgACTACAGATACATCTCTGCGTGTGAGGCGGCATGGCGATTGTTTGGATTTGAAGTGCACTATAGAGAGCCTCCAGTTGTGAGGTTGCCATTCCATCTTCCGGGTGAGCAAAGCGTAGTGTACAATGACGGTGAGACAGTACAGGATGCAATTGAAAAGGCCGACATTAAGAAAAACAAGTTTATAGGTTGGATGGAGGCTAATCAACTTTATGCGGCTGGACAAGACATTACTTATTCAGAATATCCCACCAAATTTGTTTGGAAAGACGACACAAGAGAATGGCGCCCTAGAAAACAGGGTTTCTCAATTGGTAGAATTTCACATGTGCCTCCATCATGCGGCGAGAACTATTACTTAAGGATCCTTCTGAACGTTCAAAAAGGTTGCACGAGTTTTAAAGACATTCTCACTGTGAAAGAAGTGACCTACAGTACTTTTAAGGATGCGTGTTGTGCTCTTGGTTTGCTAGAAGATGACAAAGAATTTGTAGACGCAATAAAAGAGGCCAGCTTCTGGGGGTCAGGAGAGTATCTTAGAAGACTGTTTGTGGTGTTGTTGATGTCTAACAACATGTCAAATCCCGAGGTAGTTTGGGATAAGTGCTGGCAAGAGCTTTCAGATGATATTCTCTACAGACAAAGAAGACGCTTAGATTACCCAG GACTGAATCTAACAGATGATCAGAAAAAAAACATGGCGCTCGCTGAGATTGAGAACATGCTACAAAACAATGGCAGGAGCCTGCACAATTTTGTTTCCATGCCTTATCCTTCAGACATTGTTGTCGAAGACGTTGGACAAAGACTGATTGTAGAGGAGTTGAATTACGACAGGAATGAAATGAGTGAATACTTGGACCAATGTCTCTCCTCAATAACTGACGAACAAAGGCATGCGTATGACAAAATAATTAACGCCGTCTATGGAAACAAAGGTGGATTTTTCTTCCTGTATGGCTACGGTGGGACGGGTAAAACCTTTGTCTGGAAAACGCTTTCAGCATCCATTCGATCAAGAGGTGATATTGTTCTCAATGTGGCTTCAAGTGGTATTGCTGCACTGTTGTTGCCTAGAGGAAGGACGGCGCACTCCAGGTTCAAGATTCCCATACCTATAACTGAGGATTCAACATGCAACATAAAGCATAACATCCCTCATGCTAAATTGCTGATAAAGGCGAAACTGATCATTTGGGACGAAGCTCCTATGATGAGTAAATGGTGTTACGAGGCTTTGGATAAGTGCTTGAGAGACATTTTGAGGTTCACCCCAGGATATGACTCCAGCTTGCCGTTCGGAGGAAAAGTTGTAGTTCTGGGCGGTGATTTCAGGAAAATCTTACCTGTAATTCGAAGGGCATCCAGGCAAGATGTCATCA GTGATGGCAAGGTCGGACAGCCAGTTAACGGCGAATCAGAAATTCAAATACCAGATGAAATCCTTATAAAAAACTCAGAAACCGGTTTTGAAGACTTGGTCAATTTTACCTACCCTTATTTGTTGCGTAACATGTCTAACTCTGAATACTTCAGGGAAAGATCCATTTTGGCCCCCACGATTGAACTGGTTGGAAAGGTCAATGATTACATGATGTCTCGGGTCTCGGCAGAAGAAAGGGAATACTTGAGCTCTGATTCAATATACAAAGAAGACGGCAATGTTGAGAGTGAGCTGGATGCATTTTCCCCCGAGGTATTGAATGCGATGAACTGTTCAGGACTGCCACCGCATAAGTTGAGTTTGAAAATTGGAGTCCCAGTAATATTAATGAGAAATATCGACCAGTCCAACGGATTGTGTAATGGAACAAGATTGACGGTGAAGAGATTTGGAGACCATGTCATTCAGTGCACCGTTCTAACTGGGACTAAAGCTGGATCTACTGTACTGATTCCTAGGATGACCATGAATACAAATAACACAAATCTACCATTCCAATTTCAGAGACGGCAGTTGCCTATATGTGTCTGCTTCGGTATGACGATAAACAAAGCGCAGGGACAAACACTAGGGTGTGTTGGGTTATATCTTCCAAGACCGGTTTTTAGCCACGGACAATTATATGTGGCGCTATCAAGAGTCAAAAGCAAACAAGGGCTAAGGATCCTCATAGAAAACCACGACGATCTCCCTTCTAATACAACAATTAATGCTGTGTATGAAGAAGTGTTTGACAATATAACTCCATAA